A region of the Clostridium sp. AN503 genome:
AGATTATCTGGATGAAGCAGGACTTCCGGTACCGGACCTTGACTGGACCTGGGATGATTACCGCGATTATGCTGCAAAGCTGACTCAGGGCGAGGGCGCTAATAAGCGTTATGGAAGCTATTTTCACACATGGGATCATTATGACTATATGGGAATGTGGTCCAATTACCCGGATAACCCCATGTTTAATGCCGATATGACTGCAGTGAATTTTGACCATCCAATGTACAAAGAGTGGCTGCAATTCCGCAGTGATCTGGAGCAGGCAGACAAGAGCCAGGTTCCGTATGCAGATGTGACTTCCATGAATATGAACTATCGTGACAAGTTTTTCAACGGACAGATCGCTATGCTTCCGATTGGAAATTTCATCGTTCCGGAGTTGGACGACCAGGATAAATACCCTCATGATTTTGTTGCCACGTTCGCGCCAATCCCGGCATGGAAGGACGCGGAACCGGGCACCACATACACAGAGTCTCATTTTTATTCCATCAGCAAGACGTCCAAGCATCCCCAGGAGGCGTATGATTTTATCCGCTTCTATACAACAGAGGGCATGAAGATCCGCGGAATCAGCGTTTCGGCTGAAAAGGGCGCCGACAAGATGGAATTCATGAATATGCAGATTGAAGAACCGAAATATGTGGATGTCGAGGCATTGGAGAAGGTTATGAACAATCCGGCATGGAAGGATAACGTATACCAGAATGTACCTACTTACAATAAAGAAATGTCTCAGATGATGGTTGAGGAGTGCGCAAAGTTCCTTTTAGGGACAGATACGCTGGATAATGTGGTAGATTCTATGATGAAGAAAGGTACTCAGATGATGAAGGAAAAAGGCGCTGATTAATTAGGGGGGACATCGTATGCTATATCCTGAAATGACAAAAAGCCGCATGGTTTTTGACTTGAATGGGGTGTGGGATTTTAAGCTTTTAAAGGCGGACGAGCAATATGCGCCGGGGGAGAATGCTCTGTGTAAAGATATGATCCCGATGCCGGTACCATCCTCTTACAATGATATTTATGAGGGAAAGGCGTTTGCGGACCATGTGGGGGATATGTTATACAAAAGGAAGCTTACGGTGACGCATCAGATGCTGGAGGGCCGTCTGGTCCTCCGGTTCGGAAGCGTTACTCACAAGGCGGAGGTGTGGCTGAATGGAGAATGTCTGGGAAGCCACCGGGGCGGATTCCTGCCGTTTCAGTTTGACATCACCGGGAAAGCACGGGAGGGAGAAAATGATCTTGCAGTGGTGGTAAATAATATTGTGGACAGCACAACTCTCCCTGCGGGCAGAGTTGTACGCCAGAAATTCCCCGGACTGCCAGAGGAGATACATAATCTGCCCAATTTTGACTTTTACAATTATTCGGGTATTATGCGCCCGGTATGTCTTTACACGATGCCCAGGCAATATATTGAGGATATTACGGTATATGGCAGGATGGACGGCTCCTTTTCCTGGGAAACAGTCTGCCGGGGAGACGGTGAAGTAACTGTAAAAGTGTTGGATCCTTCCAGTAAAGAAGTGTTTTCAGCAGGCGGGAGAACTGGAACGGGACAACTGGATTCCGTGAGTCTTTGGGCGCCGGAACATCCTGCGATGTACAGACTGGAGGTTACGCTGAAGGGGACGGACGGGGAATGGGACTGCTATGAAGAAGCGTTTGGATTTCGGGAGGTGGAGATACGGGACTGCCATCTCTGCTTAAATGGTAAGCCTGTTTACTTAAAGGGTTTTGGCAAGCATGAGGATACGCCTGTCCGTGGGAGAGGCTTTGATATGGCGTACAATGTAAAAGACATTGCGTTGTTAAAATGGATTGGAGCCAACTCGTTCCGGACCAGTCATTATCCTTACTGTGAGGAAATGCTGCGGCTCTGTGACCGCGAGGGAATCCTGGTCATTGATGAAGCCCCGGCAGTGGGACTCCATACAGGTTTTTCGGCAACTGGTATGCTTGGAGGAAAACCAGAGGGTACGTGGTCTCAGCTTAAGACAGCCGGGCATCACCGGGAAGTCCTGCGGGATATGGTGGAACGGGATAAAAACCATCCCTGTGTCGTCATCTGGAGCGTTGCCAATGAACCGGCCAGCGAGGAGGATGGTGCGAAGGAGTATTTTGAACCTCTCGTGCGCCTGACAAAAGAGCTGGATGTGCAGAAGCGCCCGGTGACACTGGTAACCTATGAGGGTTCCAGCCCGGAGGCCTGCAAAGTGGCTGAGCTGTGTGATGTTATTATCATAAACCGTTACCGGGGCTGGTATGATACAGAGGGAAACCTGCCCGGAGCCGCGGCGCTTTTGAAGGACGAGCTGGAACGTTTTCACCGGCGCTGCCCGGATAAACCCATTATGCTGGGGGAGTATGGGGCAGACACAATTGCAGGTCTGCATGATATAAACAGCAGGCTGTTCAGCGAGGAATACCAGGCAGACTTTTTAAAAGCCTACGGGGAGGTTTTTGACTCTCTGGCTTATATCACCGGGGAGCATGTGTGGAATTTTGCCGACTTTGCTACAGCGGAAAATATCAAGCGGGTGAATGGAAATAAGAAAGGTGTATTCACCAGAGACAGAACGCCGAAAATGGCGGCCCATTTCCTTCGGAAACGTTGGAAGGGCGCCGGTTACTGACTTGGCAGAAAATTGGTATGTGGTATGAACGGATAGCGGCGAGGAGAAAGTGAGGGACAGGTATGGGAATTGCTGTATTGGACATTGGCACCTCCAGCATGAGGGGCATCTTATACGATGATCAGGGCAATAAGCTTTTTACGGAGCAGACCGGGTATTCACCGGTATATCTGCCGGGAGACCGGGTGGAGCAGGCTCCGGGGGACTGGAAGGAAGCTATGGAAAAGGTCATGAAAGCCTGCGCCGCTTATGCGGGAGGCCATGGAGTCCCTGTCCAGG
Encoded here:
- a CDS encoding extracellular solute-binding protein, with protein sequence MKKHNRMMAAIMAAALAASVLSGCGGKTKDEAGTATGGAGGQEAASADETVNLRFVSWQTAYKDLNEKVAEAYTKEHPNITVTFDYYGDMTATEYYKKVDLMVMGGEEMDILMTSAFPEHAQRAGSGAYLPLEEYFEKEGIKPEDAYAIVQKVGGKMYGIPGDLKSWFVLINKDYLDEAGLPVPDLDWTWDDYRDYAAKLTQGEGANKRYGSYFHTWDHYDYMGMWSNYPDNPMFNADMTAVNFDHPMYKEWLQFRSDLEQADKSQVPYADVTSMNMNYRDKFFNGQIAMLPIGNFIVPELDDQDKYPHDFVATFAPIPAWKDAEPGTTYTESHFYSISKTSKHPQEAYDFIRFYTTEGMKIRGISVSAEKGADKMEFMNMQIEEPKYVDVEALEKVMNNPAWKDNVYQNVPTYNKEMSQMMVEECAKFLLGTDTLDNVVDSMMKKGTQMMKEKGAD
- the uidA gene encoding beta-glucuronidase, which codes for MLYPEMTKSRMVFDLNGVWDFKLLKADEQYAPGENALCKDMIPMPVPSSYNDIYEGKAFADHVGDMLYKRKLTVTHQMLEGRLVLRFGSVTHKAEVWLNGECLGSHRGGFLPFQFDITGKAREGENDLAVVVNNIVDSTTLPAGRVVRQKFPGLPEEIHNLPNFDFYNYSGIMRPVCLYTMPRQYIEDITVYGRMDGSFSWETVCRGDGEVTVKVLDPSSKEVFSAGGRTGTGQLDSVSLWAPEHPAMYRLEVTLKGTDGEWDCYEEAFGFREVEIRDCHLCLNGKPVYLKGFGKHEDTPVRGRGFDMAYNVKDIALLKWIGANSFRTSHYPYCEEMLRLCDREGILVIDEAPAVGLHTGFSATGMLGGKPEGTWSQLKTAGHHREVLRDMVERDKNHPCVVIWSVANEPASEEDGAKEYFEPLVRLTKELDVQKRPVTLVTYEGSSPEACKVAELCDVIIINRYRGWYDTEGNLPGAAALLKDELERFHRRCPDKPIMLGEYGADTIAGLHDINSRLFSEEYQADFLKAYGEVFDSLAYITGEHVWNFADFATAENIKRVNGNKKGVFTRDRTPKMAAHFLRKRWKGAGY